CCACGCACGACGGCGGAGCTCCCGGCGCGGACCGGGGCGACGCAGGCGGCGCCGAGGCTCGGCTCTCGAGCGAGGCAGGGGCCGCACCCGCGCGGCGCCCCGTCTCCCCCGCGCGCGTGCTGGCAGCACGGAGCGAGGCCCAGTCCCTCCGCAAGGCCCTCCTTTCGGGAGGCGTCGCCCCGCGCGAGGTGGCGGCCATCGCGGACATCCGCGGGCACCGGCTTCTGCGACGAGGGCAGCTCGAGCTGGCACGCGTCTGGTTCGAGGCCGCCGTGGCAAGCGACCCCTCCTTCGAACCCGCCCTGCTGAACGCCGCACGGACCGCCGCTCGCCTGATGGACCTCCGCGCCGCCCGTTCTCACCTGGCGCGGCTCGGGGCCCTTCGAACGCCCATGGCGGCCCGCATGCTCCGCGAGATCCCGGCCGATCCGGACTTCGCCCGGCTACGTTGAGCTCCCTGCCCGCGGGGAGCTGCCTCCTGCGGGTCGCGATCCGCGACCCGAGTAGCCGCCCGCGACCCCGGCTTTCAGAGAGGCGGAAGGACCCGAACATGGGTAAACCAACCGGCCCAAAGACCCAGCATTTACGTTTACGTTAAACGACTTACACGGCCAATGGCCGTTGGATGGACGGTTGGTCCGCTTCTTGTAGTTGTCCGCGGTGGGATGGCACCGTCATGACACGATCACTCCAGCAAACTCCCGCAATCACCCCCTCCTCCCGCCACGCCTGGGTTCGCCTGGCCGAGGTCCGTCGCCTGCGCGCGCTGCTCGATCAGCAGCGCACCGAGCTCGACCTGCTCCGCGCGGAGACCGCCGAGCTTCGCGCCACGCTTCGCCCCTGGGACGGCGTGGAGCAGAAGCGCGCGCTCTGGGCCCTCGAGGACCGCGCCGCGACGGATGGCGCCGCGCTGGCCCGCGGCGAGGAGCAGCTCGTGCAGCTCTTCACGGGGCTCTTGCTCGAGGAGCCGGGCTTCGCCGAGGCGCAGAGCGAGTTCGCGGACCTCGCGTGGCAGCTGCTGGCCCACGCGGAGGAGCGCCGCGACGCGCTCGCCGCGGAGCGCTACCTGGGCCTCCTCGGCACCTACGACGACGGACGCTACACAGACCTGGTGGAGGGGACCGGAACGCTCCTGCTACAGAGCGAACCCGGAGACGCGGAGGTCACGCTGCAACGCCTCGAGCTCGTCGACCGGCGCTTCTGTCTCACCGAGGGGATCTTCCTGGGCCAGACGCCAGTGGGCCCACTCGACCTCGCGCCCGGTCGCTACGTGGCCGAGCTGTCGCTCCCCGGCTTCGCCTCGGTGAAGCGTCCCTTCGAGCTGCCGCGCGGCGGCCACCTGCACCTCGCGGTGCGGATGGTGGGGCGCCACCTCGTGGACGACGCGTTCGTCCAGGTGCCGACCGGTCGCTTCCAGATGGGCGGAGACGAGCGCGCTCCCGGCGCAGGGCCGGCGCAGTCGCTCTTCGTCGAGAACTTCGCCATCGGGCGTCACCCGGTCACCGTCGGTGAGTACCGCCAGTTCCTCGACGACCTGGCGGTGAGCGACCCGGCCTCGGCCATTCGCCACGCGCCTCGCGTCGGCCGCGGGCCAGAGCTGGACCAGAGCCTCCCGGTCACGGGCGTGACCTTCGAGGCCGCCGAACGCTACTGCGACTGGCTGAGCGCGCGCACGGGCCTCGAGCACCGTCTGCCGACGGAGATCGAGTGGGAGAAGGCCGCGCGCGGCGTGGACGGTCGCGCCTTCCCCTGGGGCGACGACTTCGACCCCAGCTACTGCCTGATGCGGCTGTCGCGCTCCGGTGCGCCGACGCTAGAGCCCGCTGGCCGCTTCGCGACCGACCTCTCCGTCTACGGGGTCCACGACCTCGCGGGCGGCGTGGCGGAGTGGACCTCGAGCTGCTTCGACGAGGGCCAGGCCGAGCGCGTGATCCGCGGCGGCTCCTTCGAAGACGGCGTATCGCAGTGCCGTGCCGCGGCGCGAGGAGCGCTCTCGCCCGAGGCTGCGCGCGGCAACGTGGGCTTTCGCGTGGTGCGCTCGCTTCCGACGGGCGGAGGCGACACCTGCAGTCTCCCCGTGGTCCCGGTGGTGGAAGGCGGCGCCCCGCTGCGGCGACCGGTCCCCGACCTTCACCGCGCACGGCAGGAGCTTCTGACCTGCGCCACGACCCTGGCCACCGGCCTCTCCGTCGACGAAGGGCTCGCCGCGCTGCTGCGGCAGACCGTGCGCCTCGTGCAGGCCGAGCGCGGGCTGGTGGTGAGCCTCGAGCAAGAGACTCCGACCGCGATCGT
The genomic region above belongs to Deltaproteobacteria bacterium and contains:
- a CDS encoding SUMF1/EgtB/PvdO family nonheme iron enzyme, with the protein product MTRSLQQTPAITPSSRHAWVRLAEVRRLRALLDQQRTELDLLRAETAELRATLRPWDGVEQKRALWALEDRAATDGAALARGEEQLVQLFTGLLLEEPGFAEAQSEFADLAWQLLAHAEERRDALAAERYLGLLGTYDDGRYTDLVEGTGTLLLQSEPGDAEVTLQRLELVDRRFCLTEGIFLGQTPVGPLDLAPGRYVAELSLPGFASVKRPFELPRGGHLHLAVRMVGRHLVDDAFVQVPTGRFQMGGDERAPGAGPAQSLFVENFAIGRHPVTVGEYRQFLDDLAVSDPASAIRHAPRVGRGPELDQSLPVTGVTFEAAERYCDWLSARTGLEHRLPTEIEWEKAARGVDGRAFPWGDDFDPSYCLMRLSRSGAPTLEPAGRFATDLSVYGVHDLAGGVAEWTSSCFDEGQAERVIRGGSFEDGVSQCRAAARGALSPEAARGNVGFRVVRSLPTGGGDTCSLPVVPVVEGGAPLRRPVPDLHRARQELLTCATTLATGLSVDEGLAALLRQTVRLVQAERGLVVSLEQETPTAIVSASASGGPLPSSDQQFDEQLVWASVRQKRIIAVPGPRPALALPLANGTSALVLERRFSGGAFLDEESFIAQSAADLLAVALRLRQVTSGPLVCLDGTLDEVVARVETELLSQVLVAEKRNISRTARRLGLSRNGLRARLRRYGLAAHDDGSESLDELEAP